Proteins encoded by one window of Thunnus thynnus chromosome 3, fThuThy2.1, whole genome shotgun sequence:
- the LOC137180365 gene encoding E3 ubiquitin-protein ligase TRIM21-like — protein sequence MSAASCLRSKDQFLCSICLDVFTDPVTTSCGHNFCKNCITEHWNSNDQYLCPICKEVFNTRPKLKVNTLFSEMVSRFRQEAQQEASSSSSEQQAAKPGEVPCDVCTGTKLKALKSCLVCLTSYCETHLEPHLTASRLKRHQLMDPVENLEDRMCMKHDNPLELFCKTDQTCVCMLCSVLDHKTHDVVPLKEEYEGKKAELGKTEAEIQQMIQKRRLKIQEIKHSVDLSKEDADREKAEGVQVFTALKESVERSLNELIETIEEKQRTTEKQAEDFIKELEQEISELMKRSSEVEKLSRSEDHLHLLQNFPSLKAAAPTKDWTEVSVRPPTYEGTVVRAVTQLEETLSKQMKKLLGEVELKRVQQYAVDVTLDPDTAHPNLILSDDGKQVNCGDVEKNLPDNPKRFSLCANVLGKQSFSSGRFYFEVQVKGKTEWDLGVARESINRKGEITLRPQNGYWTIVMRNGNEYKAGNNTPVCLSLKSQLQKVGVFVDYEEGLVSFYDVDAAALIYSFTGCSFTEKLYPYFCPGPNDGGKNSAPLIICPVNQTE from the coding sequence atgtctgctgccagctgtctgcgatctaaagatcagtttctgtgctccatctgtctggatgtgttcactgatccagtcaccacatcatgtggacacaacttctgcaaaaactgcatcactgaacACTGGAACAGTAATGACCAGTACCTGTGTCCCATCTGTAAAGAGGTTTTCAACACAAGACCTAAGTTGAAGGTGAATACTTTATTCTCTGAGATGGTTTCTCGgttcagacaggaagctcaacaggaagccagcagcagcagctcagagcaacaagctgccaaaccaggagaagttccctgtgacgtctgtactggaaccaaactgaaggccctgaagtcctgtctggtgtgtctgacctcctactgtgagactcatctggagcctcatctgacagcttcacgtctgaaaagacatcagctgatggaccctgtggagaacctggaagACAGGATGTGTATGAAGCACGATAATCCTCTTGAGCTGTTCTGTAAGACCGACcagacatgtgtctgcatgctctgctctgttttagaccacaagacacatgatgttgttcctctgaaagaagaatatgaaggaaagaaggcagagctggggaagacagaggctgaaattcagcagatgatccagaagagacgactgaagattcaagagatcaaacactctgttgacctcagtaaggaagatgcagacagagagaaagcagaaggtgTTCAGGTCTTCACCGCTCTGAAGGAGTCTGTTGAGAGAAGCCTGAATGAGCTCATTGAGACGattgaagagaagcaaagaacgacagagaaacaggctgaagacttcatcaaagagctggaacaggaaatctctgagctgatgaagagaagCTCTGAGGTGGAGAAGCTCTCACGCtctgaagaccacctccacctcctccaaaacttCCCATCCCTAAAAGCTGCTGCAcccaccaaagactggacagaggtcagcGTCCGTCCACCAACATATGAGGGGACTGTGGTGAGAGCTGtgactcagctggaggagacgctCAGTAAACAGATGAAGAAGCTGCTCGGTGAGGTCgagctgaagagggtccagcagtatgcagtggatgtgactcttgatcctgatacagcacaTCCTAATCTCATTCTGTCTGATGATGGAAAACAAGTAAACTGTGGTGATGTGGAGAAGAATCTCCCAGACAACCCAAAGAGATTTTCTCTTTGTGCTAATGttttaggaaagcagagtttctcttcaggcagattttactttgaggttcaggttaaagggAAGACTGAATGGGATTTAGGAGTGGCCAGAGAGTCCATCAACAGGAAGGGAGAAATCACACTGAGACCTCAGAATGGTTACTGGACTATAGTgatgagaaatggaaatgagtacAAAGCTGGTAATAACActccagtctgtctctctctgaagtctcagcttcagaaggtgggggtgtttgtggattatgaggagggtctggtctccttttatgacgtagatgctgcagctcttatctactcctttactggctgctccttcactgagaaactctaccCATACTTCTGTCCTGGTCCTAATGATGGTGGTAAAAACTCCGcccctctgatcatctgtcctgtcaatcaaactgagtAG